A DNA window from Lepidochelys kempii isolate rLepKem1 chromosome 9, rLepKem1.hap2, whole genome shotgun sequence contains the following coding sequences:
- the GDPD2 gene encoding glycerophosphoinositol inositolphosphodiesterase GDPD2 isoform X2, translated as MAKSPGCRCPGCAIGLLGLYSCRWAKDQRKGLRTTKWDCGWLFFLFCACLFTLVWLYHALIILNDFHNLNEFLFRQTQWWVDWSMPLLGVTVLLVTYSALLLVLALCLQLCGQPLKLHCVHKCLLILTTLVVAAAFVALDVKWAEQWQSARISLQATGPFLHIGAVAGMTLLAWPVADCSSRTRCAAPKVLLLLVYFGVAAALYLAPLMISSPCLMEESQLPPKPALAGHRGAPMLAPENTLMSFRKSVGCDVRVFETDVLVSADGIPFLMHDEKLTRTTNVREVFPEWATMNGTAFNWTDLQQLDAGSWFLQNPFRSVQGLSSEEKGQARTQKIPTLQQVLQEAKQHNVSIMFDLRPENHTDYQSFVNVTVETILQSGILPQLVLWLPDGFREQVRRQAPGFQQIYGLKSSWNETESPLRVNLPYQDVSTEEIGRYRQDNVSVNLYVVNEPWLFSVLWCAGVGSVTTNACQVLKEMKRPLWLLPRSTYLMVWIVTDCVSFLLILSAFLLLQKCSRRKEPAGSKTDVLLTKINSLMQE; from the exons ATGGCGAAGAGCCCCGGCTGCCGCTGCCCCGGCTGTGCCATCGGCCTGCTCGGCCTGTACAGCTGCCGCTGGGCCAAGGACCAGAGGAAAGGCCTGAGAACCACCAAG TGGGACTGTGGCTGGTTGTTCTTCCTCTTCTGCGCCTGCCTCTTCACGCTTGTATGGCTGTACCATGCCCTCATCATCCTCAATGACTTCCACAACCTCAACGA GTTCCTCTTCAGACAGACGCAGTGGTGGGTAGACTGGTCCATGCCCCTGCTCGGAGTCACGGTGCTGCTGGTCACGTATTCGGCCCTGCTGCTG GTTCTTGCTCTGTGCCTGCAGCTCTGTGGCCAGCCCTTGAAGTTACATTGTGTGCACAAG TGCCTGCTGATCCTCACCACCCTGGTCGTGGCCGCAGCCTTTGTTGCGCTCGATGTGAAGTGGGCTGAGCAGTGGCAGAGCGCACGCATCTCTCTGCAG GCGACGGGCCCCTTCCTGCACATCGGAGCCGTGGCAGGCATGACACTGCTCGCCTGGCCTGTGGCTGACTGCTCCTCTCGTACTCGCTGTGCAG CCCCCAAGGTACTGCTTCTGCTGGTGTATTTTGGTGTTGCAGCTGCACTGTACCTGGCTCCCCTGAtgatctcctccccctgcctcatgGAGGAGAGCCAGCTGCCCCCCAAACCAGCGCTGGCTGGGCACCGCGGGGCCCCCATG CTGGCTCCAGAGAACACCCTGATGTCGTTCCGGAAGTCAGTGGGCTGTGACGTGCGTGTGTTTGAGACCGATGTCCTGGTGAG TGCTGATGGGATCCCCTTCCTCATGCATGACGAGAAGCTCACCCGGACCACAAACGTGCGAGAGGTGTTCCCTGAATGGGCCACCATGAACGGCACGGCCTTTAACTGGACTGATCTCCAGCAGCTCGACGCCGGCAGCTGGTTCCTGCAG AACCCGTTCCGCTCGGTGCAGGGCCTCTCCAGCGAGGAGAAAGGCCAGGCGAGGACACAGAAGATTCCGACCCTGCAGCAGGTGCTGCAGGAGGCCAAGCAGCACAACGTCTCCATCATGTTCGACCTCCGGCCCGAGAACCACACGGACTACCAGAGCTTTGTTAACGTCACCGTGGAGACCATCCTCCAATCGGGCATCCTGCCGCAGCTG GTTCTCTGGCTGCCTGACGGGTTCAGGGAGCAGGTCAGACGGCAGGCACCAGGCTTTCAGCAAATCTACGGTCTGAAGAGCAGCTGGAATGAAACAGAGTCTCCGCTGCGTGTGAACCTGCCGTACCAGGACGTCAGCACGGAGGAGATTGG CCGGTATCGCCAGGACAACGTCTCCGTCAATCTGTATGTGGTCAATGAGCCCTGGCTCTTCTCCGTGTTGTGGTGCGCAGGGGTCGGCTCCGTCACCACCAACGCTTGCCAGGTGCTCAAGGAGATGAAGCGCCCTCTCTGGCTGCTC CCCCGCAGCACGTACCTGATGGTCTGGATTGTGACAGACTGCGTCTCCTTCCTCCTGATCCTCTCTGCCTTCCTCCTGCTGCA GAAATGCTCCAGGAGAAAAGAACCGGCAG GGTCCAAGACAGACGTACTGCTAACGAAGATTAACAGCCTCATGCAGGAATGA
- the GDPD2 gene encoding glycerophosphoinositol inositolphosphodiesterase GDPD2 isoform X1 — MAKSPGCRCPGCAIGLLGLYSCRWAKDQRKGLRTTKWDCGWLFFLFCACLFTLVWLYHALIILNDFHNLNEFLFRQTQWWVDWSMPLLGVTVLLVTYSALLLVLALCLQLCGQPLKLHCVHKCLLILTTLVVAAAFVALDVKWAEQWQSARISLQATGPFLHIGAVAGMTLLAWPVADCSSRTRCAAPKVLLLLVYFGVAAALYLAPLMISSPCLMEESQLPPKPALAGHRGAPMLAPENTLMSFRKSVGCDVRVFETDVLVSADGIPFLMHDEKLTRTTNVREVFPEWATMNGTAFNWTDLQQLDAGSWFLQKNPFRSVQGLSSEEKGQARTQKIPTLQQVLQEAKQHNVSIMFDLRPENHTDYQSFVNVTVETILQSGILPQLVLWLPDGFREQVRRQAPGFQQIYGLKSSWNETESPLRVNLPYQDVSTEEIGRYRQDNVSVNLYVVNEPWLFSVLWCAGVGSVTTNACQVLKEMKRPLWLLPRSTYLMVWIVTDCVSFLLILSAFLLLQKCSRRKEPAGSKTDVLLTKINSLMQE; from the exons ATGGCGAAGAGCCCCGGCTGCCGCTGCCCCGGCTGTGCCATCGGCCTGCTCGGCCTGTACAGCTGCCGCTGGGCCAAGGACCAGAGGAAAGGCCTGAGAACCACCAAG TGGGACTGTGGCTGGTTGTTCTTCCTCTTCTGCGCCTGCCTCTTCACGCTTGTATGGCTGTACCATGCCCTCATCATCCTCAATGACTTCCACAACCTCAACGA GTTCCTCTTCAGACAGACGCAGTGGTGGGTAGACTGGTCCATGCCCCTGCTCGGAGTCACGGTGCTGCTGGTCACGTATTCGGCCCTGCTGCTG GTTCTTGCTCTGTGCCTGCAGCTCTGTGGCCAGCCCTTGAAGTTACATTGTGTGCACAAG TGCCTGCTGATCCTCACCACCCTGGTCGTGGCCGCAGCCTTTGTTGCGCTCGATGTGAAGTGGGCTGAGCAGTGGCAGAGCGCACGCATCTCTCTGCAG GCGACGGGCCCCTTCCTGCACATCGGAGCCGTGGCAGGCATGACACTGCTCGCCTGGCCTGTGGCTGACTGCTCCTCTCGTACTCGCTGTGCAG CCCCCAAGGTACTGCTTCTGCTGGTGTATTTTGGTGTTGCAGCTGCACTGTACCTGGCTCCCCTGAtgatctcctccccctgcctcatgGAGGAGAGCCAGCTGCCCCCCAAACCAGCGCTGGCTGGGCACCGCGGGGCCCCCATG CTGGCTCCAGAGAACACCCTGATGTCGTTCCGGAAGTCAGTGGGCTGTGACGTGCGTGTGTTTGAGACCGATGTCCTGGTGAG TGCTGATGGGATCCCCTTCCTCATGCATGACGAGAAGCTCACCCGGACCACAAACGTGCGAGAGGTGTTCCCTGAATGGGCCACCATGAACGGCACGGCCTTTAACTGGACTGATCTCCAGCAGCTCGACGCCGGCAGCTGGTTCCTGCAG AAGAACCCGTTCCGCTCGGTGCAGGGCCTCTCCAGCGAGGAGAAAGGCCAGGCGAGGACACAGAAGATTCCGACCCTGCAGCAGGTGCTGCAGGAGGCCAAGCAGCACAACGTCTCCATCATGTTCGACCTCCGGCCCGAGAACCACACGGACTACCAGAGCTTTGTTAACGTCACCGTGGAGACCATCCTCCAATCGGGCATCCTGCCGCAGCTG GTTCTCTGGCTGCCTGACGGGTTCAGGGAGCAGGTCAGACGGCAGGCACCAGGCTTTCAGCAAATCTACGGTCTGAAGAGCAGCTGGAATGAAACAGAGTCTCCGCTGCGTGTGAACCTGCCGTACCAGGACGTCAGCACGGAGGAGATTGG CCGGTATCGCCAGGACAACGTCTCCGTCAATCTGTATGTGGTCAATGAGCCCTGGCTCTTCTCCGTGTTGTGGTGCGCAGGGGTCGGCTCCGTCACCACCAACGCTTGCCAGGTGCTCAAGGAGATGAAGCGCCCTCTCTGGCTGCTC CCCCGCAGCACGTACCTGATGGTCTGGATTGTGACAGACTGCGTCTCCTTCCTCCTGATCCTCTCTGCCTTCCTCCTGCTGCA GAAATGCTCCAGGAGAAAAGAACCGGCAG GGTCCAAGACAGACGTACTGCTAACGAAGATTAACAGCCTCATGCAGGAATGA